In one window of Ignatzschineria indica DNA:
- the rplM gene encoding 50S ribosomal protein L13, with amino-acid sequence MKTFSAKPAEVTREWFLIDAEGKTLGRLASEVATRLRGKHKPEFTPHVDTGDYIVIVNAEKVRVTGNKLQQKIYYKHTGYVGHLRETTLEKMLQTKPANVIEFAVKGMLPKNALGREMLRKLKVYAGPEHAHAAQQPKVLDI; translated from the coding sequence ATGAAAACATTTAGTGCAAAGCCTGCTGAAGTAACCCGTGAATGGTTTTTAATTGATGCAGAAGGAAAAACCCTCGGCCGTTTAGCGAGCGAAGTTGCAACACGCTTACGTGGTAAGCATAAGCCTGAGTTCACACCTCACGTTGATACCGGTGATTACATTGTTATCGTAAACGCAGAGAAAGTTCGTGTAACAGGTAACAAGCTTCAACAAAAAATTTATTATAAACATACCGGTTATGTTGGTCATTTAAGAGAGACTACTCTTGAGAAGATGTTGCAAACTAAACCTGCAAATGTGATCGAATTTGCGGTCAAAGGCATGCTTCCTAAAAATGCATTAGGAAGAGAAATGCTTCGTAAATTAAAAGTATATGCAGGTCCTGAGCATGCTCATGCAGCACAGCAACCAAAAGTTTTAGACATCTAA
- a CDS encoding DUF4139 domain-containing protein, whose protein sequence is MKRTTLFQATILTLLLPIGPLSLATESASEQNLIDRQLTIYQEGIALVSENRTFQLSEKEPVLLLPNIAPEAIVESLLLKFNPSQDESTSSEEKEMLPLVIEKKLNRNLLSPTTLIDYSIGKEVEVIWQSPKERREKAIILSNNGGLLLQYEDRIESGLPADARLAFKEIPKGLNRTPVLSLLLENLPKTITPYRANLNYLTRGVSWSSDYIAQLDEKEKLFRLEGWATINNQSGIDFNSSEISLIAGNLNLLNRAPLYRENFMVKAAAAPQRDHITPESISDYQRFSLPGTFNLQQQEQSQVALFTAEKIPYQKVYHFNNISPSQRLAAQSSSQNAAITLYFNNKKEDQLGFALPSGTIRLYQMEGKTPTFLGEDALANSASGEEISLNMGSAFDVTLTREQQQYHIINPDEWEVSYQLTINNRKNEAVNVELTENFYPGEGINWEIVAQQPPAVLKNESAIWNVSLPAEGEKKINYRVRYTIFTPTTAEKR, encoded by the coding sequence ATGAAACGAACGACCCTCTTTCAAGCTACGATTCTCACCCTATTATTGCCGATCGGCCCTCTCTCTTTAGCTACTGAATCAGCTTCAGAGCAGAATCTTATCGATCGACAACTGACGATCTATCAAGAAGGGATTGCTTTAGTCTCAGAAAATCGCACCTTTCAATTATCTGAGAAAGAACCGGTACTTCTTCTCCCCAATATTGCCCCAGAAGCAATTGTAGAATCATTACTCTTAAAATTTAATCCAAGCCAAGATGAATCAACCTCATCAGAAGAGAAAGAGATGCTTCCGCTCGTAATAGAGAAGAAACTCAATCGCAATCTACTCTCCCCGACAACATTGATCGATTACTCTATTGGCAAAGAGGTTGAAGTGATCTGGCAATCACCTAAAGAACGCCGGGAAAAGGCGATTATTCTCTCTAACAATGGTGGTCTCCTTCTTCAGTATGAAGACCGCATCGAATCAGGCCTTCCAGCAGATGCAAGACTCGCCTTTAAAGAGATTCCTAAAGGTTTAAATCGCACTCCGGTACTCTCTCTTCTCTTAGAGAATCTACCTAAAACGATCACCCCTTACCGAGCAAATCTCAATTACCTCACGCGAGGAGTGAGTTGGAGTAGCGATTATATTGCACAACTTGATGAGAAGGAGAAATTGTTTCGCTTAGAGGGATGGGCAACCATTAACAATCAGAGCGGTATCGATTTTAACAGTAGCGAAATCTCACTCATTGCCGGGAATCTCAACCTTCTCAATCGCGCACCACTCTATCGAGAAAACTTTATGGTCAAAGCCGCCGCGGCGCCACAGAGAGATCATATTACCCCCGAAAGTATCAGCGATTATCAACGCTTCTCTCTACCTGGAACATTTAACCTCCAACAACAAGAGCAGAGTCAAGTCGCTCTCTTTACAGCAGAAAAAATCCCTTACCAAAAGGTTTACCATTTTAATAATATAAGTCCTAGCCAGCGTCTTGCAGCTCAATCATCATCACAAAATGCCGCAATCACCCTCTACTTTAATAATAAGAAGGAGGATCAACTTGGATTTGCGCTACCCTCTGGCACCATTCGCCTTTACCAAATGGAGGGTAAAACACCCACTTTCCTTGGGGAAGATGCGCTCGCGAATAGCGCATCAGGAGAAGAGATATCACTCAATATGGGATCTGCTTTTGATGTCACCCTCACCAGAGAGCAACAGCAATACCATATTATTAATCCTGATGAGTGGGAGGTCAGTTATCAGCTCACAATCAATAATCGTAAAAATGAAGCGGTCAATGTTGAGTTAACGGAGAACTTCTATCCCGGAGAAGGAATCAATTGGGAGATTGTGGCTCAGCAACCGCCGGCAGTTCTAAAAAATGAGAGTGCTATCTGGAATGTCTCTCTTCCTGCGGAGGGAGAGAAGAAGATCAACTATCGTGTTCGCTACACCATTTTTACCCCTACTACAGCTGAAAAACGTTAA
- a CDS encoding LemA family protein, protein MSIPLIITLLIPLLLIIYIITIHNRIIAYYNATQRAWADVITQQMQKNRLLPTLERMVEEYKIHEADLLQNITALRSSLKNIAPENSSVEQLREINNESKMLFSQLNMVAENYPSLKASEVYQQFMQELSELEKNVAASIRIFNANVETFNTTIELFPNLFINQLFSKKSPLPIFDDHQASSDFEYRPPFK, encoded by the coding sequence ATGTCGATTCCACTTATTATTACGCTCCTTATCCCCCTCTTACTGATTATCTATATCATTACAATTCATAACCGTATTATCGCCTACTACAATGCCACACAGCGAGCTTGGGCCGATGTGATCACGCAACAGATGCAAAAAAACAGACTCCTTCCAACGTTAGAGCGAATGGTCGAAGAGTATAAAATTCATGAAGCAGATCTTTTACAAAATATTACTGCACTGCGCTCATCTCTTAAAAATATTGCCCCCGAAAATAGTAGCGTAGAGCAGCTACGAGAGATTAACAATGAATCAAAAATGCTCTTCTCTCAGCTCAATATGGTGGCCGAAAATTACCCCTCACTCAAAGCTTCTGAAGTTTATCAACAATTTATGCAGGAACTTAGTGAACTTGAAAAAAATGTAGCTGCAAGTATCCGTATTTTTAATGCGAATGTTGAGACCTTCAATACTACTATCGAGCTCTTTCCTAATCTCTTTATCAATCAACTCTTTAGTAAAAAATCACCGCTTCCGATCTTTGATGATCATCAAGCGAGTAGTGACTTTGAGTATCGCCCCCCTTTTAAATAA
- a CDS encoding TonB-dependent hemoglobin/transferrin/lactoferrin family receptor, whose translation MTFKKNPLTIITSLLLISPLYAQSTPEWVLDNTLNAEGIAIPNRSIDNTPSVTLSKVIVSGALKEDLEIAESAATIAHFDTKNIDRLNATNLAQLLNYEPGVTVDLNKSGGISDIRIRGIGKDRVLISVDGAPIPMTYNFGSYLSTSRDYFDIDAMKSIDIIKGPMSTLYGGSALAGGIFMQTKDPSDFLRSDSNFGGEVKAGYRTATRETLLSGTVAGRFNDKLSAFARLTYTNPHEERNHAGKSSSEKTIGPNRTHPNKSEADTYNFLTKWVFEPNANHRFSLTYENFKESLHADPLSKINSVSFGTTYLDIHTKDVNKRQQVTLRHDFNQETALFDRGFWNIYFQDSKAKQDHNEMRFIPANKYSPSSKTTYRTRYSDFNNKTYGLGAEFTKGIAQNDAVFHNLTYGVNYRHNKVTTERDGNTINIATGMRDESETFPNKSFPDSKIKELGIFLQDRISFYEGQFEVIAGIRYDHYKMSPKLGGVYQSANPSGDQPASVSKSQFSKRVALLWHPTEENTLFFNYSEGFRAPSFSAINVGFGNPTHGYISKSNPNLKPESSKSYELGWNYIDNTKSFSATGFYTDYKNFIEERQEAARDPLTGYRVFQAINLDRSRIYGLELKGDIDLFTIQNGNGTIGINGSLAYAKGKEKGSNNPINNIEPLTATIGIDYNYLDNLYIGARLKAVKGKKAKDINLNEPSPYDLPQDPPQPGPGYATVDLIAEYKPRRDITINAGLYNIFNKEYSSWSQRLVNRDSSDLRRATNPGFNAALSVKYEF comes from the coding sequence ATGACTTTTAAAAAAAATCCTCTCACTATCATTACCAGCCTTCTTCTTATTTCGCCACTTTATGCCCAATCAACGCCGGAATGGGTATTAGACAATACGCTTAATGCAGAAGGTATCGCAATACCCAATAGATCAATTGATAATACTCCTTCAGTCACCCTCTCAAAAGTGATTGTTAGTGGTGCACTCAAGGAGGATTTAGAAATAGCAGAGAGCGCCGCAACGATTGCCCACTTTGATACGAAAAATATTGACCGTCTCAATGCGACCAATCTCGCTCAACTACTCAATTATGAGCCAGGCGTCACAGTTGATCTCAATAAATCAGGAGGAATTAGTGATATTCGTATTAGAGGAATTGGCAAAGATCGTGTCTTAATCTCTGTTGATGGTGCTCCTATTCCTATGACCTATAACTTTGGGAGCTATCTCTCAACGAGTCGTGATTACTTCGATATCGATGCAATGAAGAGTATCGATATTATTAAAGGTCCAATGTCGACCCTCTACGGTGGTAGCGCACTTGCCGGGGGGATCTTTATGCAGACAAAAGACCCAAGTGATTTTCTCCGCAGTGATAGCAATTTCGGCGGTGAGGTTAAGGCGGGCTATCGTACTGCAACAAGAGAAACGCTTCTCTCCGGAACAGTTGCCGGTCGCTTTAATGATAAGCTCTCGGCATTTGCACGTTTAACCTACACCAATCCCCATGAAGAGCGTAATCATGCCGGAAAATCCTCAAGTGAAAAAACAATCGGACCAAACCGTACTCACCCTAATAAATCGGAAGCTGATACCTATAACTTCTTAACAAAATGGGTATTCGAGCCCAATGCTAATCATCGCTTTAGCTTAACGTACGAGAACTTTAAAGAGAGCCTCCATGCCGATCCTCTTTCAAAAATAAACTCAGTATCATTTGGTACAACATACCTAGATATACATACAAAAGACGTTAATAAACGTCAGCAAGTAACATTACGTCACGATTTCAATCAAGAAACAGCACTATTTGATCGTGGTTTTTGGAATATCTATTTTCAAGATAGCAAAGCAAAACAAGATCATAATGAGATGCGCTTTATACCTGCGAATAAATACTCCCCTAGTAGTAAAACCACCTATAGAACTCGTTATAGCGACTTTAATAACAAAACTTATGGTTTAGGTGCAGAATTTACCAAAGGTATTGCACAAAATGATGCTGTTTTCCATAACTTAACTTATGGTGTGAACTATCGCCACAATAAAGTCACAACAGAAAGAGATGGGAATACCATTAACATAGCGACGGGAATGAGGGATGAGAGTGAAACATTCCCTAATAAAAGCTTCCCAGATTCTAAGATCAAAGAGCTTGGGATCTTCCTGCAAGATCGCATTAGCTTTTATGAAGGTCAATTTGAAGTGATTGCCGGCATCCGCTATGACCATTACAAGATGTCCCCTAAATTAGGAGGAGTCTATCAGAGTGCAAATCCAAGTGGTGATCAACCTGCCTCTGTGAGTAAAAGTCAATTTTCTAAAAGAGTCGCACTCCTTTGGCATCCTACAGAAGAGAATACGCTCTTTTTTAATTACTCAGAAGGATTTAGAGCACCTTCATTTAGCGCAATCAATGTCGGATTTGGTAATCCTACGCATGGTTATATCAGTAAATCTAACCCTAATCTTAAACCCGAATCGAGTAAATCATATGAGCTCGGTTGGAACTATATCGATAATACAAAATCATTCTCTGCCACCGGTTTTTATACCGACTATAAAAATTTTATTGAGGAACGCCAAGAAGCTGCCCGTGATCCACTAACTGGATATCGCGTATTTCAAGCGATCAACCTAGATAGAAGTAGAATTTATGGCTTAGAACTCAAAGGAGATATAGATCTCTTCACCATTCAAAATGGTAACGGTACGATCGGAATCAATGGAAGTCTTGCCTATGCAAAAGGTAAAGAGAAAGGGTCAAATAATCCTATCAACAACATCGAACCGCTGACAGCAACTATCGGGATCGATTATAACTATCTCGATAATCTCTATATCGGAGCCCGTTTAAAAGCAGTCAAAGGTAAAAAAGCGAAAGATATCAATCTCAATGAACCGAGTCCTTACGACCTACCACAAGATCCTCCACAGCCTGGTCCGGGATATGCCACCGTCGACCTTATTGCAGAATATAAACCTCGTCGCGATATCACGATTAATGCCGGTCTCTACAATATTTTCAATAAAGAATATAGCTCATGGAGTCAACGCCTTGTCAATCGAGATAGTAGCGATCTACGCCGTGCAACCAATCCTGGATTCAATGCGGCCCTCTCGGTGAAGTATGAATTTTAG
- a CDS encoding heme/hemin ABC transporter substrate-binding protein: MLRKLLITTLLATLSTQAIAADNIASRIVSASNPLTQIVTALGAESTLVGIDKTSHTSSSLNKVPDIGYRLSLSSEGILALNPDLVLLAFDSGPQTVLEQIKQSGVEMIQFPEWVDVEDIQNAITTIAAKVGSEEKGEALKAKVANDAKKLKEMSAQQPDLSAFFILQEAQLGSPQISGGKTSADKLLGLLNIRNLFGDDFNNYRAVSLENQLQKRPDIVLIGHRGNFDPTPTTKERKERSIPPFQRRMTGIDHWPQALQPQCVFDLNMSNYLVYGIHIFSEGEALLTAINECLQEQ, translated from the coding sequence ATGCTCCGAAAATTACTCATCACCACGCTTCTTGCCACTTTAAGTACACAGGCCATCGCAGCAGATAACATTGCATCACGCATTGTCTCAGCATCAAACCCCTTAACACAGATTGTGACGGCGCTTGGTGCAGAATCAACGCTTGTTGGAATCGATAAAACAAGCCATACCTCCTCTTCTCTCAATAAAGTTCCCGATATCGGTTACCGCCTCTCTCTCTCCTCAGAGGGAATTCTCGCGTTAAATCCCGATCTCGTACTACTCGCTTTCGACTCAGGTCCACAAACAGTTCTTGAACAGATCAAACAATCTGGTGTAGAGATGATTCAATTTCCCGAATGGGTGGATGTCGAGGATATTCAAAATGCGATTACCACCATCGCCGCCAAAGTAGGAAGCGAAGAGAAAGGTGAAGCATTGAAAGCAAAAGTCGCCAATGATGCTAAAAAATTGAAAGAGATGAGTGCGCAACAACCCGATTTAAGTGCCTTTTTTATCCTACAAGAAGCCCAATTAGGTTCACCACAAATCTCGGGCGGTAAAACTTCTGCAGATAAGCTCCTTGGCCTCCTTAATATCAGAAATCTTTTTGGGGATGATTTTAATAACTACCGAGCGGTCTCTTTAGAGAATCAATTACAGAAGCGTCCCGATATTGTCCTCATCGGTCATCGTGGCAATTTCGATCCTACTCCGACAACAAAGGAGAGAAAAGAGAGAAGCATTCCCCCTTTTCAACGAAGAATGACGGGGATCGATCATTGGCCTCAAGCGCTCCAACCACAATGTGTCTTTGATCTCAATATGAGTAACTACTTAGTCTATGGCATTCATATCTTCTCCGAAGGAGAGGCGCTATTAACGGCAATCAATGAGTGCCTTCAGGAGCAATAA
- a CDS encoding FecCD family ABC transporter permease: MNSSFFDQYQRPIIGAILLSLILVLIIAAGQGAMELDWRNLFQADSMEYYIVWNIRVPRILAALLVGGALALSGAIMQGLFRNPLVEPGIIGVSSGAALFAALAIVLGTHLMPTLFAQLGDYALPIAACIGGWLITSLLYFFSRNTRGISISSMLLIGIAINAFTGALIGLLTFIADETELRSLTFWSMGSLSSFNYEKLTILLVVQIIILPLLWRRAKSMNAMLLGEREAKHLGINVERLKREQIWGVAIITGTAVAFSGGIGFIGLLIPHLIRMVFGADNRFVLPFSYLFGGILLIIADSFSRTIAGNSEVPIGILTAFIGAPFLAYLVYRQGRG, translated from the coding sequence GTGAATAGTAGCTTTTTTGATCAGTATCAGCGTCCCATCATTGGCGCAATACTTCTCTCACTTATTCTCGTTCTTATCATTGCTGCCGGACAAGGCGCGATGGAGCTGGATTGGCGAAACCTCTTTCAAGCAGATTCGATGGAGTATTACATCGTTTGGAATATTCGCGTCCCTCGAATATTAGCAGCCCTACTTGTTGGAGGCGCATTGGCGCTCTCTGGAGCAATTATGCAAGGGCTCTTTCGCAACCCTTTAGTTGAGCCGGGCATTATTGGAGTCTCTAGTGGAGCTGCGCTCTTTGCCGCTTTAGCGATTGTCTTAGGAACCCATCTTATGCCAACACTCTTTGCTCAATTAGGAGATTATGCATTACCGATCGCCGCATGCATTGGTGGATGGCTTATCACTTCATTACTCTACTTCTTCTCTCGAAATACACGCGGTATTAGTATTAGCTCGATGCTTCTCATTGGGATTGCTATCAATGCTTTTACTGGAGCTTTGATCGGGCTATTGACCTTTATTGCTGATGAGACAGAACTTCGCTCTCTCACCTTTTGGTCAATGGGGAGCTTAAGTAGCTTCAATTATGAGAAACTCACCATTTTACTGGTAGTGCAGATCATCATTCTGCCACTTCTCTGGCGCAGAGCAAAATCGATGAATGCGATGCTTCTAGGTGAGCGGGAAGCGAAGCATCTTGGGATCAATGTTGAGCGTCTAAAGCGTGAACAGATCTGGGGAGTCGCTATTATTACCGGCACAGCAGTAGCCTTCTCTGGAGGAATCGGCTTTATTGGCCTCTTAATTCCTCATCTAATTCGTATGGTCTTTGGTGCTGACAACCGCTTCGTTTTACCCTTCTCCTATCTCTTTGGCGGAATTCTCCTCATCATTGCCGATAGCTTCTCGCGTACGATTGCCGGCAATAGCGAAGTGCCGATTGGAATCTTGACCGCCTTTATCGGCGCTCCCTTCTTAGCTTATCTCGTCTACCGACAAGGGAGAGGCTAG
- a CDS encoding ABC transporter ATP-binding protein, whose product MFTLNGVTLKYQNRVLINIPQLTIPQGGFTALIGPNGAGKTTLLTLLAGDAEPSSGAILFNERALSEYSVSELSTKRSVLPQTEHIPFALNARAIILMGLMPHQVEPQHPDVEPLLKDLVTTLELEKIIEQPYQRLSGGEQHRVQIARVLIQTLFTKEQNDRALRDKVMLLDEPFNHLDLYHQQQLLRYFKKLTQMGLTIICVMHDLNHALQVSDRLILLKGGEIVGEHTPAQLWQSKKLEEVFKVNFITLNDPQDSRFSTLAFKI is encoded by the coding sequence ATGTTTACATTAAATGGTGTCACTTTAAAATATCAGAATCGAGTATTGATCAATATTCCGCAACTCACAATTCCTCAAGGGGGATTTACCGCTTTGATCGGTCCTAATGGCGCAGGAAAAACCACACTTTTAACTCTTCTAGCAGGAGATGCTGAGCCTTCTAGTGGAGCGATTCTCTTTAATGAGAGAGCTTTATCAGAATACTCTGTCAGCGAGCTCTCAACAAAGCGATCTGTTCTCCCGCAAACAGAGCATATCCCCTTTGCACTCAATGCACGCGCCATTATATTGATGGGATTAATGCCTCATCAGGTAGAGCCGCAACATCCTGATGTTGAGCCACTATTAAAGGATCTTGTAACGACCTTAGAACTTGAAAAAATAATTGAGCAGCCCTATCAACGTCTATCCGGCGGTGAGCAACATCGAGTTCAAATCGCAAGGGTTCTGATACAGACGCTCTTTACCAAAGAGCAGAATGATCGAGCATTAAGAGATAAAGTGATGCTTCTTGATGAGCCTTTTAACCATCTCGATCTCTATCATCAACAACAACTGTTACGTTATTTCAAAAAACTGACTCAAATGGGGCTCACCATTATCTGCGTAATGCATGATCTCAATCATGCTCTGCAAGTCTCCGATCGCTTAATACTCCTTAAAGGGGGAGAGATCGTCGGAGAGCATACACCCGCTCAATTGTGGCAATCGAAGAAGCTAGAAGAGGTCTTTAAAGTCAATTTTATTACGCTGAATGATCCTCAAGATAGTCGCTTTTCAACGCTTGCTTTCAAAATATAG
- a CDS encoding HugZ family protein, with protein MSELITKNNLKQTYSKQDAARDSRIQLLANFNGVLATIMRDTLDLEGYPLGSVVPFCLNERNEIVLLIADIAQHTKNVKENPKASLTLHNDDQDNIQKGWRLTILGDVKAATKEEIPAIAKRYERFYPESSRYHKVHNFQFYLLKPKKARYINGFGEIHWVDYDTILAPTIFDEKSESEMIDHMNADHHDALLLYLSTQTTVTQPDLVRMVEVDQYGFTVAHDEAFFRFTFEQEATSALDVRQYLVEMVKKLRAA; from the coding sequence ATGTCCGAATTGATCACTAAAAATAACTTAAAACAGACTTACAGCAAACAAGATGCAGCAAGAGACTCACGCATACAATTACTTGCAAACTTCAATGGAGTATTGGCAACCATTATGCGCGATACACTCGATCTTGAAGGCTATCCTCTTGGCTCTGTCGTTCCTTTCTGTCTCAATGAGCGCAATGAGATCGTTCTCTTAATTGCAGATATTGCTCAACATACTAAAAATGTTAAAGAGAATCCGAAAGCTTCACTAACACTTCACAATGATGATCAAGATAATATTCAAAAAGGCTGGAGATTAACCATTCTTGGTGATGTCAAAGCCGCGACTAAAGAAGAGATCCCGGCAATTGCCAAGCGCTATGAACGCTTCTATCCTGAAAGTAGTCGTTACCATAAAGTTCACAACTTCCAATTCTATCTCTTAAAACCTAAAAAAGCGCGCTATATCAATGGCTTTGGAGAGATTCATTGGGTTGACTATGACACTATTCTTGCGCCGACAATCTTTGATGAAAAATCTGAATCGGAGATGATCGATCATATGAATGCCGATCACCATGATGCCCTACTCCTCTATCTTAGCACTCAAACAACCGTCACTCAGCCTGATCTTGTCCGCATGGTAGAAGTGGATCAATATGGATTTACTGTGGCGCATGATGAGGCTTTTTTCCGCTTCACCTTCGAACAAGAGGCGACATCAGCATTAGATGTGCGCCAATATCTTGTAGAGATGGTTAAAAAATTGCGAGCGGCGTAG
- a CDS encoding esterase-like activity of phytase family protein, producing MTTSSSAYPSSTHIKPIAALLLSLLVSTTAPSFASEKYPATLTAHAYIPAESIISAPNDAPDDLQISGKFTQNLRNDVVGSIEGKSMGRPTGVSLPFKGQPIQGHSGIKKMADGSYWLLTDNGAGSAKNSPDFMLYLNQYDIDFDNNEFKRLKTIFLHDPDKKIPFRIQNEATEKRYLTGADLDLESFQFAGGYLWIGDEFGPYLIQATTDGRIVALYETYFQGERLRSPDHYSLTTPGNPEQKLNFEVLRSKGFEGMAVSRDGSKLYPLLEGALVESDGNNLIILEFDVSQKEWSGNYWYYPLEKPGLSIGDFNMIDDQYALVIERDNGEGVIEFVCKNDVRANCFPEENLPQFKRIYKIALNKDNQNKDVDKIGYIDLLEIEDPNNLSRKPLSNGHFVFPFFTIENVDIVNDEEIIVGNDNNLPFSSSRLPNTADDNELIILNVKALLDAPLKTK from the coding sequence ATGACAACATCCTCTTCAGCATATCCCTCTTCAACACATATTAAACCTATCGCCGCACTTCTACTATCACTTCTTGTCTCAACAACCGCTCCTTCTTTCGCAAGTGAAAAATATCCCGCAACTTTAACCGCTCACGCCTATATTCCCGCAGAAAGTATAATTTCAGCACCTAACGATGCACCCGATGATCTCCAGATAAGTGGAAAGTTTACACAAAATCTGCGTAATGATGTGGTCGGCTCAATTGAGGGAAAATCGATGGGGCGCCCAACAGGCGTCTCCCTTCCCTTTAAAGGTCAACCGATACAAGGTCATTCTGGAATCAAAAAAATGGCTGATGGCTCATATTGGCTCTTAACTGATAATGGTGCAGGAAGTGCTAAAAACTCCCCCGACTTTATGCTCTATCTCAACCAATATGATATTGATTTTGATAATAATGAATTTAAACGATTAAAAACTATCTTTTTACATGATCCTGACAAGAAGATTCCTTTCCGTATTCAAAATGAAGCAACAGAAAAGCGCTATCTAACTGGCGCAGACCTTGATCTTGAGAGCTTTCAATTTGCCGGGGGTTATCTCTGGATAGGTGATGAATTTGGCCCTTATCTCATCCAGGCAACAACCGATGGTCGTATAGTGGCACTCTATGAAACTTACTTTCAAGGAGAACGATTACGATCACCAGATCACTACAGCTTAACAACACCTGGAAATCCCGAACAAAAACTTAACTTTGAAGTGCTACGTTCAAAAGGATTTGAAGGAATGGCAGTGAGCCGAGATGGTTCTAAGCTCTACCCCCTCTTAGAAGGCGCTCTTGTTGAGAGTGATGGTAATAATCTAATTATTTTAGAGTTTGATGTTTCCCAAAAAGAGTGGAGCGGAAACTATTGGTATTATCCTCTTGAAAAGCCGGGTTTATCAATCGGTGATTTTAATATGATTGATGATCAATATGCGCTTGTTATCGAAAGAGATAATGGGGAGGGCGTTATAGAGTTCGTTTGTAAAAATGATGTTAGAGCAAACTGTTTTCCAGAAGAGAATCTCCCGCAATTTAAACGTATCTATAAAATCGCACTCAATAAAGATAACCAAAATAAAGATGTCGATAAAATAGGTTATATCGATCTATTAGAGATCGAAGATCCGAATAATCTCTCGCGCAAACCGCTCAGTAATGGACACTTTGTTTTCCCTTTCTTCACAATTGAAAATGTAGATATCGTCAATGATGAAGAGATTATTGTAGGAAATGATAATAATCTTCCATTTTCAAGCAGTCGCCTTCCTAATACCGCTGATGATAACGAGCTTATTATTCTTAATGTTAAAGCACTATTAGATGCGCCCTTAAAAACAAAATAA
- a CDS encoding RNA-binding S4 domain-containing protein: protein MSNIVKEVFYLEGHPHITLNNLLKMTGVAETGGRAKLMVSDGLVSVNGEIELRKTAKILADSHVTGEGFEITVLAGDGV, encoded by the coding sequence ATGAGCAACATTGTAAAAGAAGTTTTTTATTTAGAGGGACATCCCCATATTACCCTCAATAATCTTCTGAAAATGACAGGAGTTGCCGAAACTGGTGGTCGGGCAAAATTGATGGTCAGTGATGGATTAGTGAGTGTCAACGGAGAGATCGAACTACGTAAGACAGCAAAAATATTGGCCGATAGCCATGTCACGGGAGAAGGTTTTGAGATTACCGTTCTTGCCGGGGATGGGGTTTAA